A region from the Populus trichocarpa isolate Nisqually-1 chromosome 18, P.trichocarpa_v4.1, whole genome shotgun sequence genome encodes:
- the LOC7458970 gene encoding protein EMBRYONIC FLOWER 1 isoform X3, with protein MCWPFVSDGDSNNYEEQACLLPPLHVPKFRFWRCQNCVWEVGAKGTANCYGTALKSCGAELKSTNVCSHGPNFDDAARLPSDVQEATNQEIPEGRQADVFASLNSTSKSHHSLSIDKNEKKTKDMNGSIIGKHMGSEDNLKQENHRLACVVTEVVSSPIQKADHSDEIVAFKSIGIDLCESGCGHHEVADAEFSKNLNCMVNNATGLCEAGKETSIDDQHKELIACGISGEVGNIDDGALSTANKDPVSRPSLELDEYDDPSSESAEIMVGHNTQDVLHENSSGLHRRKTRKVRLLTELLCENGDRDTDNRTRFSLPHAFPDASAGVDKISVLQGEVAIQGKVRRGLGHNSKRKLPQDEDSRSLEMRSPNKVCKEAGILKRDGESAEPIVASESEEDASGRMGLQTGMKIHWAKNKVDRSPIVSKKKNKKVPSFDECLSPDPSQENLPNEIGEKNGDNSRPIAVDGVLAKSVHNAFIGREMDLFPLPDPRMEKNVSEYKKKGKMPQFDDYQVSPTPWNHDILREGPVIRKDVGTINTGPVVFPFHSAQETSLEKGLDLSLNSYKTAQSYDGKHIPLVENRRSCLFTWQEGTSQIQAKRKASKIEHAGNISFTSKIAQDAPFEKGLHCDPNTKRPSFEMPFRREKQKYTSQVEIGGCSLMQKKDFCHNKGNEGTIGILEHSAFPRKDVNQRADKVCEQGALDDIPMEIVELMAKNQYERCLPDGEYEKCQLETTSSSRRSQTINFSQLLGLGGLSLFHQETTRKQNPPARRNDIIKIGEMVGQTKQKEVDFFSQADRNPFSMRQPEKIRSPVGFGAFLQLQEKPSGRFQHPASSYNIQNTPQICKQRGEVVGNRSCHTRFQTPGACNTCQSIPQQSKEANQLWSSMMPNRMPFVYSIPPKCVTPSTNVDVFPHSPGTVLKENMNGDRVLKFPNKNAANLGKQNRNLGSETLLRAHAEYPFAGKHNGIELNHKPMGSLELYSNETIPAMHLLSLMDAGVQSSAPINMDVNPKFLKRPAIIHNAEPKEFSRLDTGAYKVISSVKHPPRNHNGKNQLAESSRDLIPIMQTTAGASSLSIRHDKRIRKPVDLPSPVIQYKERRKGSDSRTQNKANRSQTSANGGFGTNCGSIPAHSMRIMSFGAPDPSVFSLPFRALENPNKDKLKSLDNNRIVHPHKSSSETEVCSVNRNPADFTIPEAGNMYMIAGEALRFEKDVPFANGSHSLKLDGRKRQRKLPAMKDHGRPPMS; from the exons ATGTGTTGGCCGTTTGTGTCAGATGGTGACAGTAATAACTATGAGGAGCAAGCATGTCTGCTTCCTCCTTTACATGTTCCGAAATTCCGATTTTGGCGTTGTCAGAATTGTGTGTGGGAAGTTGGTGCCAAAGGCACTGCAAACTGTTATGGAACTGCTCTAAAATCATGCGGAGCTGAACTCAAATCCACCAACGTTTGTTCCCATGGACCAAACTTTGATGATGCTGCAAGACTACCATCTGATGTTCAGGAAGCCACAAATCAAGAAATTCCTGAGGGAAGACAAGCTGATGTTTTTGCTAGTTTGAACAGTACCAGTAAATCTCATCATTCACTGTCcattgataaaaatgaaaagaagactAAGGATATGAATGGTTCCATCATAG GGAAACATATGGGGTCAGAAGATAATTTGAAGCAGGAAAATCATAGACTGGCATGCGTAGTAACTGAAGTTGTTTCAAGCCCAATTCAGAAGGCAGATCATTCAGATGAAATAG TAGCTTTCAAGTCAATAGGTATTGACTTATGTGAGTCAGGCTGTGGACATCATGAAGTTGCTGATGCTGAGTTTTCTAAAAACCTTAATTGCATGGTAAATAATGCTACTGGACTTTGTGAAGCAGGAAAAGAAACTTCCATAGATGATCAACACAAAGAGCTAATAGCTTGTGGTATATCTGGAGAAGTTGGTAACATTGATGATGGGGCACTCAGTACTGCCAACAAGGATCCTGTGAGCCGCCCTTCCCTGGAATTAGATGAGTATGATGATCCTTCATCTGAAAGTGCTGAGATCATGGTTGGTCATAATACTCAGGATGTTCTTCATGAAAATTCAAGTGGTTTGCATCGTAGAAAAACTCGAAAGGTACGCTTGTTGACGGAATTGTTGTGTGAAAATGGGGATAGAGACACTGATAACAGAACTCGGTTTTCTCTGCCCCATGCCTTTCCTGATGCATCTGCTGGAGTTGATAAGATTTCTGTTCTCCAAGGGGAGGTGGCTATCCAAGGCAAAGTTAGAAGGGGCTTGGGTCATAATAGTAAAAGAAAGTTGCCTCAGGATGAAGATTCAAGATCTCTGGAGATGAGGTCTCCCAATAAAGTTTGCAAAGAAGCTGGGATCTTAAAGAGAGATGGGGAATCTGCTGAACCCATTGTGGCTTCTGAATCAGAAGAAGATGCATCTGGTAGAATGGGTTTACAAACTGGCATGAAGATTCACTGGGCCAAAAACAAAGTTGATAGAAGTCCCATTGTAagtaagaagaaaaacaaaaaggtaccaagttttgatgaatgtttgTCTCCAGACCCATCCCAAGAAAATTTGCCAAATGAAATTGGGGAGAAAAATGGAGATAATTCTAGGCCCATTGCTGTTGATGGTGTACTGGCCAAGTCAGTACACAATGCATTTATAGGCAGAGAGATGGACCTTTTCCCTTTGCCTGATCCAAGAATGGAGAAAAATGTTAGTGAGTataagaagaaaggaaagatgCCTCAGTTTGATGATTATCAGGTTTCCCCTACTCCTTGGAATCATGACATTCTCAGAGAAGGTCCAGTGATTAGAAAAGATGTGGGGACAATAAATACTGGACCTGTAGTTTTTCCATTTCATTCAGCACAGGAAACATCCCTTGAAAAGGGGCTGGATCTTTCTCTTAACAGCTACAAGACTGCACAAAGCTATGATGGGAAACATATTCCACTGGTAGAAAATAGGCGAAGTTGTTTATTTACTTGGCAAGAAGGAACTTCCCAAATTCAGGCCAAGAGGAAAGCTTCAAAAATTGAGCACGCGGGGAATATCAGTTTCACTTCTAAAATTGCCCAAGATGCACCTTTTGAGAAAGGACTACATTGTGATCCCAATACCAAGAGACCATCTTTTGAAATGCCCTTCCGCAGAGAGAAGCAGAAATACACCTCCCAGGTTGAAATTGGGGGTTGCTCTCTCATGCAGAAAAAG GACTTTTGTCACAATAAAGGCAATGAGGGAACCATTGGAATACTGGAGCATTCAGCTTTTCCAAGGAAAGATGTCAACCAAAGAGCAGACAAGGTGTGTGAACAGGGAGCTTTAGATGACATTCCAATGGAAATTGTAGAACTCATGGCAAAGAATCAGTATGAGAGGTGTCTTCCTGATGGTGAATACGAGAAATGCCAGTTAGAAACAACTAGTAGTTCAAGGAGGAGTCAGACAATAAATTTCAGTCAATTATTGGGGCTTGGAGGATTAAGCTTATTTCATCAGGAAACTACTCGGAAACAGAACCCTCCAGCTAGAAGAAATGACATAATAAAGATTGGTGAAATGGTAGGACAAACTAAACAAAAGGAAGTGGATTTCTTTTCTCAAGCTGATCGAAACCCATTCAGCATGAGGCAACCGGAAAAAATTCGTTCCCCTGTAGGGTTTGGGGCATTTCTACAACTTCAAGAGAAGCCATCAGGCAGATTCCAACATCCTGCTTCCAGTTATAACATACAAAACACTCCTCAAATTTGCAAACAGAGAGGGGAAGTGGTGGGGAATAGGTCTTGTCATACCAGGTTCCAGACCCCAGGAGCATGTAACACATGCCAGAGCATTCCGCAGCAAAGTAAGGAAGCAAATCAACTTTGGTCATCAATGATGCCAAATCGCATGCCCTTTGTATATAGCATTCCTCCTAAGTGTGTGACTCCATCTACCAATGTTGATGTGTTTCCTCATTCTCCTGGCACTGTGCTCAAGGAAAATATGAATGGGGATCGTGTTCTTAAGTTTCCAAACAAGAATGCTGCCAACCTTGGAAAACAAAACAGGAATCTTGGTTCAGAAACGCTCCTCAGGGCACATGCAGAATACCCTTTTGCTGGAAAACATAATGGGATTGAGCTTAATCATAAGCCAATGGGGTCCTTGGAACTGTATTCTAATGAAACAATACCAGCTATGCACTTACTCAGCCTCATGGACGCAGGAGTGCAGTCCAGTGCACCGATCAATATGGATGTAAACCCAAAGTTCCTCAAGAGACCTGCCATTATTCACAATGCTGAACCAAAGGAGTTTTCTAGGCTGGACACTGGGGCATATAAAGTCATTTCTTCTGTGAAGCACCCACCACGTAATCATAATGGTAAAAATCAACTTGCAGAGAGTTCCCGTGACCTTATTCCTATCATGCAAACAACAGCTGGTGCATCTTCTTTGTCAATTCGACATGATAAACGTATTAGGAAGCCTGTTGATCTTCCCAGTCCAGTTATTCAAtataaagagaggagaaaaggcTCTGATTCACGCACACAGAATAAAGCAAATAGGTCACAGACATCAGCAAATGGTGGTTTTGGCACCAACTGTGGATCCATTCCAGCTCATAGCATGCGGATAATGTCTTTTGGTGCTCCAGATCCTTCAGTGTTTTCATTGCCATTCCGTGCATTGGAAAACCCAAACAAGGACAAGTTGAAGTCCCTTGATAACAATAGAATTGTTCACCCCCACAAAAGCAGCTCTGAGACTGAAGTCTGCAGTGTGAACAGAAACCCTGCTGATTTCACCATACCGGAAGCTGGAAATATGTATATGATTGCAGGTGAAGCCCTTCGATTTGAAAAGGATGTTCCTTTTGCAAATGGATCTCACTCGCTTAAATTGGATGGGCGCAAACGACAGAGGAAGCTTCCTGCTATGAAAGACCATGGACGACCTCCAATGTCATGA